Proteins encoded in a region of the Labeo rohita strain BAU-BD-2019 chromosome 22, IGBB_LRoh.1.0, whole genome shotgun sequence genome:
- the LOC127153851 gene encoding uncharacterized protein LOC127153851 has translation MKIVSILSSLLWCLLDHGASGVKDGGSVSVNEGESVTLGTGVKTNQQEKIVWYFNAILIAEITGDLRHICTDVQCKNSDVRFKNRLKLDHQTGSLTITNTRTTDVGVYKLKIVENRRDSEKIFIVFVHAFFSVDTDEESAFVMEDDSVTLHTGVETNQQEKIRWYFSGTRIAQITGDQSNISTDVQCNNGTERFRDRLKLDNPTGSLTIMNTIELDSGVYRLRIIISSNISEKIFIVAVYSVSAVERDKIKKKSVKEGDSVTLAPGVIKKQNYVIVWYFNDIEITGNQSGICTDDPCEDADERFRDRLKLDQTGSLTIINTRTTDTGFYKLQINCRKISIIKIFSVTVTAVPDSTAPAAVAAVVVAVLLVAAAAGVFYYCSRRPEQEDTVQHSHNQIPLNQDPNVGSGGA, from the exons ATGAAGATTGTCTCTATTTTATCATCGTTGCTATGGTGTTTACTCGACCATG GTGCATCTGGTGTCAAGGATGGAGGATCAGTGTCAGTGAATGAGGGAGAATCAGTCACTCTAGGCACTGGTgttaaaacaaaccaacaagAAAAGATTGTATGGTATTTTAATGCCATTCTCATTGCTGAAATCACTGGAGATCTCAGACATATCTGTACAGATGTTCAGTGTAAAAATAGTGATGTGAGATTCAaaaacagactgaagctggatcatcagactggatctctgaccatcacaaacaccaggACCACAGATGTGGGAGTTTATAAACTGAAGATCGTGGAAAACAGAAGAGACAGTGAAAAGATcttcattgtttttgttcatg CTTTTTTCAGTGTTGATACAGATGAAGAATCAGCATTTGTGATGGAGGACgattcagtcactctacacACTGGTGTTGAAACAAACCAGCAAGAAAAGATTAGATGGTATTTTAGTGGCACTCGTATTGCTCAAATCACTGGAGATCAAAGTAATATTAGTACAGATGTTCAGTGCAATAATGGCactgagagattcagagacagactgaagctggacaatccgactggatctctgaccatcatgaACACCATAGAACTGGATTCTGGAGTTTATCGTCTACGGATCATCATCAGCAGCAACATCAGTGAAAAGATCTTCATTGTTGCTGTATATA GTGTTAGTGCTGTTGAACgagataaaataaagaaaaagtcagTGAAGGAGGGAGACTCTGTCACTTTAGCTCCTggtgtaataaaaaaacaaaattatgtgATAGTGtggtattttaatgacattgAAATCACTGGAAATCAGAGTGGGATCTGTACAGATGATCCATGTGAAGATGctgatgagagattcagagacagactgaagctggatcagactggatctctgaccatcataaacaccagaaccacagacACTGGATTTTACAAACTACAGATCAACTGCAGAAAAATCAGCATCATCAAGATATTCAGTGTTACTGTCACTG CTGTTCCAGATTCAACTGCTCCTGCTGCTGTTGCcgctgttgttgttgctgttctGCTGGTGGCTGCAGCTGCTGGTGTGTTTTACTATTGCTCCAGGAGACCTGAACAAGAAG ACACAGTGCAGCACAGTCATAATCAG ATTCCATTAAATCAAGATCCAAACGTAGGTTcaggaggagcctaa